The Chrysiogenia bacterium genome segment CGTCTACAAGAAGGGCTTCCGGCTGGTGCCGCTCACGGTGCTGGCGTTCATTCTCGTGCTTGGTTCCATCCCGCTTGGGATGAACGAGGGCGTGCTGGCCTTTACCGGCCTCAATGAAGTCGGGCGCGCCCCCAGCACCGACGGCTGGAGCTGGCTGCTGCTCATCTACGCCTTTGCCGCCAGCGTGCTGCCGGTCTGGCTGCTGCTGCAACCGCGCGACTTCCTCAACTCGCTGCTGCTCTACCTGGGCATGGCGGCGATGTTCCTGGGATTCTTCGTGCTCAATCCGCAGTTCGATGCGCCTGCCTATCAACCACACCCCGACGGCGCGCCGAGCATCTTCCCCTTCGTGTTCATCACCATCGCCTGCGGCGCGGCGAGCGGGTTCCATGGACTGGTATCATCGGGCACTTCTTCGAAACAGATCGCGCGCGAGCCCGACGCGCGCATGGTGGGTTATGGCGGCATGGTGGGTGAGTCCCTGTTGGGACTCATGGCGGTGCTGGCGACGACGGCCGGATTCGGTGACGCCACGCGCTGGCACGAGCACTATGCGAGCTGGGGCGCAGCCGGCGGGCTCGCCCAGAAGATCGACGCCTTCATCCAGGGCGCCGGTCTCTTCATCTCCCAGTTCGGCCTGCCGCTGGGCGCCTCGCAGTCTTTCGTTGCGCTGCTCGTCGTGAGCTTCGCACTCACCAGCATGGACTCGGGCACGCGCCTTCTTCGCTACAACATTGCCGAGATCGCCGAGACCCTGAACCTGCCGTGGCTGGGACACCGGGTGGTGGCGAGCCTGGGCGCGGTGGCGGCCATCGGCTTCTTCTGTTTCTTCAAGATCAACGGAAAGCCCGCGGGCCTGGCGCTCTGGGCGATCTTCGGGACGAGCAACCAGCTCCTGGCCTCACTCACGCTGCTGGTCGTATCCCTCTATCTGCTCCAGCGCGGGCGCAACGCCCTGCCGACACTGCTGCCCATGCTCTTTATGATGGTGAGCACCGGCGTGGCCATGGCCGGACAGCTCCGCGACTTCTGGGCCAAGGACACGATGCTACTCTTCGGCCTGTGCCTGGGACTTCTGATCATGGCGCTGTGGCTGATTTTCGAGGCCCTGCTGGCCTTCCGCCGCTACCAGAGCGGCCAGACGACCGAGAGTCTGCAGGTGGAATTCAAGGCTGGGTAGTGCCCCGACTGCGCGGGAATTGAAACAAGCTTGGCCCGCTGCCCCAATTTTGCACCGGCCCCGCAAGGTGTGCCATAGTTGGCGGCCAGAGGGGATGATCCGGCTTGAATTCTCCAGTGGAATCACTGGCTTAGTCCCTCATCGCTGAATTGGAACTGGGAAGTCTATGGGTGCCATCATCGGCATTGATTTGGGGACGTCGAATTCGTGCGTCGCCGTGTGGGAAGGCAACGGCCCGCGCGTCATTCTCGACAGCAAGGGCTACAACACGACGCCGTCCTATGTTGCCGTCAACTCGCGCGGCAAGCTCATCGTCGGACATCTGGCCAAGAGCCAGGTCATCACCAATCCCTACCAGACCATTTACGCCGCCAAGCGCATGATCGGCCGCCGCTTCGACGAAGAAGGCGTGAAGATCGCGCAGCAGTTCATCACCTACGACATCGCCGAAGGCCCCAAGGGCGAAGTGCTGATGGTGATGAACGAGAAGCAGTACAGCCCCATCGAAATTTCCGCGATCATTCTCAAGAAGATGAAGAAGATCGCCGAGCAGGAACTCAACGCCGAGGTCACCGAGGCGGTCATCACGGTTCCCGCTTAC includes the following:
- a CDS encoding carbon starvation protein A; the encoded protein is MNAALAALLCLIVYALGYRFYSAYLATKIFALSDDHVTPAHAQEDGVDYVPTNKWVLFGHHYASIAGLGPLLGPAIAVIWGWAPAMLWVVGGALLVGCVHDFGALVVSMRARGQSIGKVTESVIGPRAKSLFHLIIFFLVALAMGVFAKVMAALFSPATAANPVGYPQAVIPSASLMILATVIGTLVYKKGFRLVPLTVLAFILVLGSIPLGMNEGVLAFTGLNEVGRAPSTDGWSWLLLIYAFAASVLPVWLLLQPRDFLNSLLLYLGMAAMFLGFFVLNPQFDAPAYQPHPDGAPSIFPFVFITIACGAASGFHGLVSSGTSSKQIAREPDARMVGYGGMVGESLLGLMAVLATTAGFGDATRWHEHYASWGAAGGLAQKIDAFIQGAGLFISQFGLPLGASQSFVALLVVSFALTSMDSGTRLLRYNIAEIAETLNLPWLGHRVVASLGAVAAIGFFCFFKINGKPAGLALWAIFGTSNQLLASLTLLVVSLYLLQRGRNALPTLLPMLFMMVSTGVAMAGQLRDFWAKDTMLLFGLCLGLLIMALWLIFEALLAFRRYQSGQTTESLQVEFKAG